From the genome of Magnolia sinica isolate HGM2019 chromosome 12, MsV1, whole genome shotgun sequence:
tcaccacaaaaaatagtagagaaagtcacacccaccatttattatgactgaatccaatccaaacctcatCACTTTctctactgaaccctgtcactttgtactacaactccatcactttgtttactgaatctcgtcactttgtactacaacctcgtcactttgtctagtgaacgcCGTCACTTtctctactgaaccccgtcactttgtactacaaccccatcactttgtctattgaaacccGTCACTTCGTattgcaaccccatcactttgtctattgaaccctgtcacttcgtactgcaacctcatcactttgtctagtgaagcCCGTCACTTTGTaatgcaacctcgtcactttgtctattgaaccccgttactttgtattacaaccccgtcactttgtctagtgaaccccgttactttgtactgcaatcccgttactttgtctattgaactccgtcactttgtactgcaacatcgtcactttgtctattgtaccccgtcactttgtgctacaacttcgtcactttgtctactaaaccccgtcactttgtgttgcaatctcgtcactttgtctactgaaccctgcCATTTTGTaatgcaacctcgtcactttgggCATACTCTCCTCCCTCAAGAGCCTTGATCGAAGTGGGAATAATTTGGAAGATTTCTTCCGGTCAAAAGGGAAGTTGATTAACTGTAAAGAAATTAAGCCAAGATTGATAATATTAGTTTAGATAATATTTTGAACTTTATTTAATGGTCATGCCTCACTTACTTCTCCAAATTCATACTctaatgttgtttttttttttttttttttttttttttttttaattattatatatatttaattatttaaatcttgATAGAATTGGCCAACTTGAGCAAATTGGAGGTTTTGGAATTGGGACATAATCGACTCAATGGTTCCCTATTGCTGCAAGGTAAGAGCACTTGGATCTTTTCTAATAAATGTTGTAGTTGACTGTCTTTCACATGCACCTCAAAATGGCATTTGAAAATTCACATTCTGAGATGCTTTTCATGACATTATTCTTGCCACCACTAGTAGGAAAATATATTACATGCATCTTTGTGAGATAATAATGATGATTGTACCTTTCAACGGAGGATTTTGATAATATTTTACCCTCCTAGCGATGATTTTTGCTCTCGTTATCCTTAATGAAGATGTGTTAAAGCAGCACACGAGGTGCGTGCAACCTTCTTACATGTTCCTTTGTAACCCAAAACTCACGCACCTTCTTACATGTTCCTTTGTAACccaaaactctgtggggcccaccacatattccTATGGAATCCACTCCCTTGGATGTGAGCCCGAaagtgagacagatccaaaactaaggtgggccatgccacaagAAACGGTGGGTGATTTAACACCCGTCGTCAACTtccttggggccatagaagttttggatcagaatgATATTATTGTTTTTCCTACATCCTAATGGAAGTCACCTTATGAATGGGCTGGATGGAATATAAGGGATCAGCATGGGCCTCAGGAAGGTTTTAGTGGTCGGTGTTTCCATTCTCGTgtgttgttttctgtggtgtagctcacttgaattttagatctgccacatttttggaaTTACATCTTATCCTGACCttgcgaaactgatggacggagtagatgttagTTGGccaacatggtggggccctacAGAGCTTTGGGCTGCACCGGCTCCTTGTAAAAAAGGATTGGCCAGAACTCACGTGTCAAAGCAGGGCAGCTGTTCTCTCGCTGCGTGCACGGACATACCTTGCCTTGTAACCAAAGGTTAcatgggacgtggatttcctcgGAAAGCCTTTAGCTGGTAGTTGGTacactaggtggggcctactgtaatgttttcaTGAAATTCACgttattcatctattttgctaaCTTATTTTACGACATGTGACTAATACGAggcgtatccaaaactcaagtcagCCACAGGAGAGGATACCCGGGGAAAAAAATGACTACCCTTAAAACTTTCCtgagctctaccttgatgtttatgttccatccaaaccatttatgagGTCAttatcactgggatgaagtgaaaaggcaAAAGTCCTACCCTGATACAAATCTTTTTGGCCATTTGATTATTGCAATGGTGTTCATTATTTCCCCTTGTTACCTCTAgtgtggccacttgagttttggacccaCCTCTTCATGCACGTTTTCAGGGAGGGCAACGCAACGGCTGACGCTCTTGCTCATGAGGGCAGTGTGTTCCAATCTCGTTTTTATAGTTCTAGTAGGGCTGATCTGCCTCACCAGGTGAGGGGCCTCCTTTTCCTGGACAAGGTTGGTCTATGAACGATCAGGGAGAGGAAGATTTAAGGCTTGCCTTCTCCTATGGGGGTTTtttttcggtttttttttttttcggcccAGATGTCCCGGTTTTTCTTACGATAAGTCTTCCTTAGGTCCTTTCCTAAGCAGACCCgaaaattgtattttttttttgtctgaaATGAAGTATATCAcactcataaaaaaataataataataaaaataaaataaataaatacatgcaCTACCAGCCCATTTGTCTGTAAATATATATGgatgattgaaataaaatcaTCTATATCACTAAACAACGGGGCCTATGGTGCAAAGCATTTAGAGTGCCTTGTTTTCACATATGGATCTATATTGCTTTGTTATTATAGTAAAACTAAATTATTAGAATTACTGTCCAATTAATCGATCCAGAGGATCCAAAATACATGgcaaccatgaaaaaaaaaaaccacactaTTCAGATGTTCTAGCCTATCCATGTTGCAAGTGAGCCATCTCATTCATAGGTTTGGTCATGAGGCACTTGGTGTTTTAAAGCATCACCTTCATCCATGGGTGgggaaatggatggctataaaacAGAATGTCAACTTACAAATTGATCAGATCATCAAATTCGTGCAATTTTTTcctatggtagcccatgaaagaTGCCAATGATGTAACCGGCAACTTAGATCGATCAATTGGACTACAAGCACTTACTCATAGTACTTAAGAACACTATAACTCTTATTACATTCAGAGCACAGGATCATTTCTCTTATGACCAACTGAATTTTGTAGtgataagttaattacattttcATTTTTGTAGCTTTGTGCAATCTGGAGAATCTTCAAGAACTGGATCTTCAAGGAAATGAACTGGAAGGGAGCCTTCCTCCATGTCTCAGCAACTTGTCATCCCTCCAACTACTTGATCTCTCCCGTAATAAACTCAGTGGGAAAATCTCCTTGTCTCTCATCTCCAGCCTCACAATGCTCCGGTTCCTTTCTCTCTCTAACAACCGCTTTGTGGGGTCTCTCTCATTTAGCTcatttgctaatctttccaagcTCGAGGTTGTGGAACTTTCAGTACTGAAAGGTAGATATCTTGATGGCTATGTTATAACTTATCACAATCAGTTAGAGGTGGAAACTGAATCGACACCTTGGGTTCCTAAATTCCAGTTGAAAGTCCTCCAATTATCAAACTGCAACATAAACAAGCTCACTGGTACCATTCCCAGCTTCCTTTCCACCCAATATAACTTGATAGAATTGGACCTTTCCCACAACAACATGAAGGGAAAGTTTCCATCTTGGTTGTTAGAGAATAATGAAAGACTACAAATACTAGGCCTGGGAAGCAACTCCTTAGCTGGCCCATTCCATCTGCCACCTCATTCTGACAACCTGAATGCATATTTTCTGGACGTCTCCAGCAACAACATCTCCGGACAACTTCCTGAAAATATCGGTCTCTGCCTTCCAAATTTAATTCACTTGAACATGTCTACAAATGCTCTTCATGGTAGCATTCCTCCGTCAATGGGCAACATGAGAGAATTGTATACTTTAGATTTGTCAAGAAACAATTTTTCAAGAGAAATACCAGAGCAGTTGGCCATGGGTTGCATCTCATTGGAAATTTTGAAGCTATCAAACAATAGATTTCAAGGCGCAGTGTTTCCAATTCATTCGAACTTGACTCAGTTACAGTATCTGTATTTGGATGGAAATGGATTCACCGGGAGGATCTCAGCTGGTATATTCAAAAGCCCTCATCTACAGTTTTTGGATGTTGGTAAAAACAACATATCAGGTCGTCTTCCTGCACAGATTGGGAACTTTTCTGAGTTGAAGTGGCTTTCCATGCCCGGAAACTATTTGGAAGGTCCTATTCCAACCGAGTATTGCAAACTCTCTGTTCTTTCCTTTTTGGACCTTTCCCAAAATGGAATTTTTGGTCCCATACCTTCATGCTTTAATCTATCTCTGAAATTCTTACATTTGCAAGGAAACGAGCTTACAGGATTGATGCCAAATGCTTTATCCAAAATTTCCTCCCTTGTTACATTGGATGTCAGCCACAACAACATCTCTGGTAATATTCCAAATTGGATTGGTACACTTCAAAATTTAAGGTTTCTTCTCCTCGGAGGAAATAATTTGCAAGGTCACATTCCCATGCAGTTGTGTCAACTGAAGAACTTGAGCATATTAGATCTTTCGCACAATTATCTCTCTGGTCCAATACCACAGTGCTTTGGTAATATGACATTCGGGAGGGCAAGAGTAGTTGACTTCTCAACTTTTGTTTCCTCTCCATGGAATCTCGCTTTCCGTCTAGGCATTGTGCTGCCTGGATACCGTATTGAAGTTAGGGTGCTTTATTTAATTGGACGTTTGATAAAAGATGAGGACGAGGTGGTGTTCATAACAAAGAAGAGGTCTGAAACTTACAAGGGTGACGTTCTTTCCTTGATGTCCGGTGTAGATCTGTCATGGAACCAGTTAACAGGTGAAATCCCACCTGAAATTGGATATCTAACCGCTACTCATGCATTGAACTTGTCGCACAATCAATTGAGTGGACAAATTCCAGAaacattctcaaatctaaaacagATTGAGAGCTTGGACCTTTCTCACAATAGATTGAGTGGGGAGATTCCTCCTCAACTAACTGAGCTCAACTTCTTATCTGCATTCAACGTCTCTCACAATGACTTATCTGGCGTCCTACCGGACATGATGAAGGGACAGTTTGGCACCTTTGGAGAAACCAGCTACGAAGGCAATCCCCTACTCTGCGGACCACCACTGAAGAGTTGCTTCTCCACTTCTCCGCTACCACCTTCAATGGCAACAACGTCAGGCGACGACGATGATGGATATGACATAATCTTCTATGCATGCTTTTCGGTGTCATGCACTATGTCGTTCTTGCTTTTCATAGCACTTCTCTACATCAACCACTATTGGAGAGGTCTATACTTCTATTTTGTTGATGCATGTATCTATTCATGCTATTATTTTGCTTTAGACAGCTACTATTTTGGTTTAGACAACCTTCGGAAGGTTTTCACCCGGCCACGTGCATAACCTTCAAGTCAGATCAATTTCTCTATGTAACTCTTATTGTAAGACAATAATAATCATGTTTATGCATGGCATGGCTTTTATTTCAACCCATGTTTCCATCGCTTCTTTGTTTGGTTGTGCAAGTGAACTGAAGTATGCGGTTGCACAAAAGGGGAGACTCCCACAGATGCTTGCTAATGTGAGATCAGAATCATTTGTCAAATTGCCCAATGCCATGTATGATCCGAATATTTCTTAAGGGAATCCGGATCTGTTGGACATATGCCAGTGGGGTCCCttggtgggcaatcactagtgggtgggtcctatGAGTTTAGACATCTTCCGTATTCAAGTTTGAatttggatttagatgaggagatagggataagagtGGATGAtttatggtctcatccaaactctccaTCCTTCTACTAGGATAATGCTCTCTCGTGAAAGATATTAAGGAACAATGAGAGTAAAAAGAAGAATAGTGGTATATAGAAATTTGTCCGTTTAACTTGTCCTTTGGACGATCTAAGCCATGAATCGTAATCCGAGGCTATTTATATCatagaatcagaggggtgattagacctACCTACTCCAGTAGTGGATAAGCAGGCCattggatctgaaccgttcatcttcagctttgtgaacgttccatatcgtgtagactgtcagatcttgagggctcacacttctgCATACTATCAGTGGTACCAAAGCCTCAAAAGTGGAATCTCCAATTTATTATTTTCATCACGAAAAGTAGGTGACTCTTTTAAGGTAAGAATTCCTTTCAAAAAATTTGATAAGTATACATGTTTTAAAGGTCGGCGTTCAGCCATGTGGTCCAACTAGTATTCTAAATTGCATCATTTTTGGCCttatgcccttaaatgagctgacaaaatgtaTGAACGTCATGCATGTGATAAAGCAAAAGGGCTAGTTTTATAGAGAACATGTGTTCCCACGTGTACATGCTGTCAATTTCgaatacaccctgatccatagctccagtggtagactgagtgaaagatacatcgtttcaacactgaggtcttggtatcgattccctagtgggggtggctaacagtcaAGTGCGAACTGACCGTGGggtgcactaacaagctaacaaaatttataaaaaataaataaataagtaaaaggaattaaaaaaataaaaaatgctgcgAATTACGAATGCATGGCCCCACAGGTGTACCGTTCACCACCGTCCAAATGTTTGTTGCCCCGTCACGGCGTTAAGCAAGTAACAGTGACGATTGATGCATTTTGATCGTCGGTTTTGGAAATTTGCCTTTCGTTCTTACGGCCATGGTAAATATGGTGGTGACTCGTTCACGGATACGTGGCGTTCGTTTACttaaatccaggccgtccaaatcatggagCCCATAGTGAATTgggaataaatgaaaaaaaaatccacaTCCATGAATGaacgatcctgaccatccaattgataCCTATCTACtgtagcaaaaataaataaataaataaatgaaacccTCAGCAGTTCAAATTCAACTGGCTGAATCGGATGGTTGAGGTCATTTAATCTGTATGATTTTCAATCGGACGGTTGAGGTCATTTAATCTGTATGATTTTTGATATTATTCTCGATAGACCACATAGTCAGGTTTGGTGAGTCCGTGTTCAGATGCTTATCCCACGCACGCTTTAGATGAATCACCTCCGTTTCTAAAATGGTGCTAAACTAGCATCCAGATGTCCCATGGGCTTTTGGGTTGGGCAGGTTTTTGGGCCATGTGTGGGTATGCCTTTTGGGCCCATGGGATGGGCTGGGCCAAGATATAAAAGCCCAAACAATTTTGGGCTGACCTTGGGCTACTACCAGCCATGCCCATGCCCATTCCCATGCCCATATATATCTCTAATacattatacatattatattgtatatattacatattatattatacatgtatgtttTAATGATGGGGCATAAATGTGAATTCTTTCCAATCGTCTGATGATATGAATGTGTGAGATGGAAAGGAAAAAGCCCCTTGGAAGAACTCACCAGAGCCTCTTGAAATGAGATTTTGGCCTTTTAATTGGGTCATGCACATAATGTACATTGGTGAGATTAGATCCATGATTTAGTTATTTACTTAGaatgggatttttttatttttttaatttttttttaactcGGACCGAAATCACTTACAATTTCCAGCTTGTTTTTACATTCGCCATGTGCGAGTGGTCATAGGCAAAGCCAAACTAGTCATGGGcactaggggtgcaacttgggtcgAACTCAACCTAAGCCTGACAGGCCCGCCCAACCCCAAAAATTTGGTCGGATTGGGCTTGGGCTAGAAATCCTAGACCCGAACCCCAGtttggttgggcttgggttgagggcTCAGGCAACCTGACCCAACTCGAACCCAACGTGGCATACAAGCGCACTGTCACGagtctactcatcaagtgggtcaatCTTATGGGCTCCATAGAGCTCAGCGCATAGCAAGTGCGTAGATAGTTCGAGTCAGAAAGTAGTGGAGGGGTAATTAAATGCAGCGGCAGGTGCCAAAGGGTGAATCTCCTTGCTATATTTTATTAGGGAGTTGATAAGGTGTCGGCCAAGAAACAGAATATGTAGAACTGTTTCATTGTACTACATATGAAACACATGGCTATGATCAAAACCGTTTCATTTGATAGGGAGAATAGGGAATGCTCCATATTATCAGAATCACTATTTGGAAAAATATTTTAACACATTGgatagttaaaaaataaaaattgtccaATGGTCTTATTCGAATGAGTGCGcccaaatcaaaggttaggatgccCAGTCCCACTTATTTCTGGACTATCACAGGTATTATTTTTCAAGCCTATCGAAATGTTTGTTGACCATcagcttacaaaaaaaaaagtgggacGTCAAATATTATGCCTATATATTGCCAACAATGGTATTCTattctaaattataaaataaataataaataaaataaataaatttttttataatcttGATTATGATATATTAGTATTATGAATGTAATCATTTAAGGTGagccatatattttttttagttaGACAAGCAAAATGTATATTTCTTGTGTTTCTTGATTATTACATGTACATATACATGCATGTGAATTTAGTTTCCTTTTTATCATTCTATTCATTATTGATCAagagatcattagtgatcgaaacgatcatcatccatgatgatcaatgttgatgaatggatctatcatcaacaatgattattaacggtaatgatcggatccattgCTAATGGTCATGATCACTAGTAATGATAGAACTCTCTTTATGGCAAAGCGTTTCATTTTTAAATCTgatgataatgtttatatgtgtgatataattagACTTAATGTGATTAGATTTAAGCtcctttttcattgaaaaatagaaaacttaGTACTAAAATACTCCTTGTATATAAACGTtatgcataacctgagtgggagttaattctcctccaccaaatgatgcatacaacctgtaatggaaggttgcacgttatacaaaTATATTCTTACAAAAGCATCAATTTCATCATTAAAAGAGAACTTGATTGGTCTACACCGCCCATTtaggtatgtggactttcagatctcgttaAGATGTGTTGGCTACTTTTATACCTTGAAAATTTgaataacacgtagaaatgctgatgattagtgtcaataccttagatcatagctaagtagtgatacttgatGCAATGTAAAGATGGCCACCAAAGCATTAATCGTTGAACAGCTAAAAGGATAACAATTCGACGGTAACAACTACAAAGACCGATCTTGCGCAATGCGAAGCCTTCTGAATGAGGACGACATATCGCATACACTCGATGAGGTTCAAGAGGAACCTATATTGGCGAGAACGGAAATTTAGGAGAACATAGGACTGCAATGAACCGCTATATTAAGTAGCATAAAAAGAATTGTTCTGCCCATAATGTCTTAATTAgtactatgcacaaagaactcataccaatGTATGAAGTACGTGACACTGCTAAATGAATCTGAGAAGCACTGACAAATGCTTATGAGCAAAAGTCAGATGCAAAAGTACGGGCAATGGAATAAGAATTTCAGGAGTATAGGATGTCAGTCGGTTACCCCATCAAAGATTATATCCGTAAGATGGAGCAGATGATAGGTGTctttaggaatgttgggtgcaaattgactgaaaatcaaaagataatagcAATGCACCATTTCTTGCCTAAATCTTGGGCCCCATTAAAAAGAATTCTAAACTATATTGACTTTATCACtatgttcagagacttttgtggccatttggtacgagaagttgaaatgaatgcaattcagtcaGGTTCAGCTAAGGCCTTTGCAGCAGAGACCTAAAAGTAGAAAGCTAAAAAGAAACGGTACAAAGCTCacaagaaagcaaaaaataatgACCAATAACAGAAGTCCACAAGACCTCCTTTAAATCTCatgaaggggaatggaaagaagaagtaaaaaaagaCTAACATAATCTGTTTCGTCTGCGAAAATTCCAACCAATATGCCCAacagtgtgcccataaaaaaacgATAATTCCTATATCACTAGATATTTTGTATATAGgcatttgttctgaaatcctATCTGTTGacactatatctaacgagtgaattttagattcaggcgcaacaaagcacgtgacacgaAATCGTCGAGGACTTGAGAACTTCTGGCATGTAGCCAAGGGAAGTTACAAGGTGTATATGGGAAATAATgttgttgaagacgtactagggatcgGCGTTTACTATCTCCATACGCACATAGGGCGAACAATAATTCtccgtgatactctttatgcacaAGGCATGTGTCGGAATTTATCCGTTtaacttgtccttgggacgatctaagccATAGATGGTAATCTATGCCATCTATACCATAAAATCAGAGGGGTGAGTagacccatctgctccagtagtggatAAGCGGACCGCtggatctgaactgttcatcttCGACTTTATGAAGGTTCCATATCTTGTAGACCGTCAAATCTTGAGGGTTCACGCTTCCGCATACTATCAGGATCCTCTTCAGGTGCTCTGCAGCATGAACCATGTAAAATCCAAGTTAGTCATTAGGCAGTCCCCACCACATTTGGAACCGACCAAAAGGAAAACAGATACATTCTTCCTTGTTTGGTCATTGCATATACACGATAAGGCTGTAAGATGTAGTCTTACTAATGTTTACTTAGGAAAAGGCCAGAACACTTcccatggtccaaattcaatataCGTTTGATGCCCACTTGGTGAGTGGACTTACAACATATTTTCACCCTGGCCATAGAATATTTCTTCCCTACTTGAGCTTGGCTAAGCGAAGGCATGTCGGGTGATCGAGACAGTTGATTTAATAGGCCacggcatggatggaagactCCATAAAATCTTTAAGATTAGAAAATCCTGACCGTCAACAACTCTATGGCCTCTTTCCCACACAGAAATTCGATCACGACCTTTTTATATTTCTTGTTAACCATCTTTTGGGGCACCCAGTGAAAAGAGCTAGAATTTTTTCACGAGTGGTAGTTTTTGCTTAATCCTTTATTCATGGTAGGGCCCGTAAGTGTTGTTAAACAGATGTCTCCAATCTTGgagtccgaggtgctcgactagtcaagggactgccttgactagtcgaaggtcccttcgactggttgaagcccTCCTTCAACTATTCAAGGGTTACACAGACAGTGCGCGGTTTGTGTATGGACTGCGTAATTTTGAGGTGGTTTCTCAGGAGGTatgtaagtggggtttccccatctataaataggagtccctagggccattctcgtgtatgttaaggctttctaaaggggttcctaaggttcctaaaagggttttagggtttgcaaagggtgtagcaagggtgagattcgaggttgttcgaattgggtaagtcctttctctttataatttatgctttcatagtggatttctgtcgctttgtgccatggtttttttccgtaagggttttccacgttaaatctctgtGTTTCTTATGATTACTTGgcgtcattggattgctatcctagatccatatctgtgtgattccgtagaccaaatcctaacaagtggtatcagagctatcgttagagcatagatctgaatctgcaggattagaaATAATGGGAAACACTaattttgatattgagaagtactcaggaaaaaataattttaagttatagatgattaagatgattagtctattaaccaagcaaggcaaagttgaggctcttgaggagcgaaaaccAATTATGAAAGATGAAAAATGGAAGacccttgatagtaatgctttagcctccatccgtttttgtctcacgaatgaggttctctacaatgtcatgagggagaaaactacgattaagttgtgggcgaagttagaggatgtctatgcaaaaaaattctctgaaaatcgcttACACATGAAGTCACACtggtataccttcaagatggtagaggatggagatctggaggcccacatcagtaactttaataaattggtttgcaaattgctggatatggaggaagtgattaaagatgaagaacaagcatgtatgttgttgaattctcttccggcatcgtatgagtcattcaaggacacgatgtgcaccgtaaataaaaccctgagtgtcgacaccgttatctcagctcttcaggggaaggccatgagaaagcatAACAACGACAtagggacatcttccgatgcactaatTACGATGGACATGAATTCTAAgcaaggtacaggatcttcaggGTTAAGAACTAGGTCCATGGCTAAAAgcaaaggtaagttaaagtgctggaattgtgggatgggaGGATAtttgaagaaggattgtacaaatcctaaatctaataaAGAAGACTCTGTGACTTCACATAGGGAGGCCAAGCTGCCATGTCGGATGGATCTAGTGGatatgatggtgatgttttgtctgtgtctacgatcagacacttttacgatgatcgtaaggacaagtggattctagacacatgaGCATCTTTTTACATGACtgctcatcggagttggttcaccagttataaagagtgcgatggtggacaggtgtttatgggcaataacattgcctgtaatgttgtggctgttgatATGGTGCGTATCAAGATGTATCTAAGGGGGTACGGGTATTTATGAAAGCGCAATGACtggtaacatgtacaggttgatcgggagcacttcaaaaggtagaGCTGTAGTGGCTATaacggattccacctctgcacatgtgtggtatgctgggcatggccacataaGCGGGCAGGGCATGAAGGTTGAGACGCGCAGacagagatacagagcaggtggagcaaccacctatgAGAATAATCACATGGCATAATAgtaggatatcggcgaggtacatggacgactccaacaTATATGCTCTCGTTACAAGCAAAAAggatccgtctactattcaggtgGCTCTAGGTATGCCTGGTGCTCAGAAGTGGAAGGTAACTATGGATGATGTGATGGACTTGTTGTACCAGATCAAcacgtgggagctggtggagcttccaatgggccaGAAAGTGGTTAGATGCAAGTGGAACTTTAAGGGGATATAACA
Proteins encoded in this window:
- the LOC131221490 gene encoding cuscuta receptor 1-like isoform X2, encoding MDWALVMWLWALLYVQYCSDGCLGCLDKERTSLLEIKASINYPNGSYLLTWEDGTDCCSWERIKCNNGTGRLTEISLSETREYELGEWYLNADLLLSFGELQSLDLSRNNLAGWVDHEGFKRWSRLSKLEHLDLTYNLFNESILPYLGSLSSLKSLSLKGNYFGLLHTGVDVEYSPLGILYTSFEMLSRLGNLEQLDLSWNQLNRSILPYLGALSSLKSLDLSWNNLEGCFPSKGFKRWSRLSKLEHLDLSYNSFNESILPYLGSLSSLKSLSLGDNQFGFPHSSLDVMGNSPPIILYTSFEMLSRLGNLEQLDLSWNQLNRSILPYLGALSSLKSLDLSWNNLEGCFPSKELTNLSKLEVLHLRDNQLNGSLWPQALCNLENLQELDLQGNELEGSLPPCLSNLSSLQLLDLSRNKLSGKISLSLISSLTMLRFLSLSNNRFVGSLSFSSFANLSKLEVVELSVLKGRYLDGYVITYHNQLEVETESTPWVPKFQLKVLQLSNCNINKLTGTIPSFLSTQYNLIELDLSHNNMKGKFPSWLLENNERLQILGLGSNSLAGPFHLPPHSDNLNAYFLDVSSNNISGQLPENIGLCLPNLIHLNMSTNALHGSIPPSMGNMRELYTLDLSRNNFSREIPEQLAMGCISLEILKLSNNRFQGAVFPIHSNLTQLQYLYLDGNGFTGRISAGIFKSPHLQFLDVGKNNISGRLPAQIGNFSELKWLSMPGNYLEGPIPTEYCKLSVLSFLDLSQNGIFGPIPSCFNLSLKFLHLQGNELTGLMPNALSKISSLVTLDVSHNNISGNIPNWIGTLQNLRFLLLGGNNLQGHIPMQLCQLKNLSILDLSHNYLSGPIPQCFGNMTFGRARVVDFSTFVSSPWNLAFRLGIVLPGYRIEVRVLYLIGRLIKDEDEVVFITKKRSETYKGDVLSLMSGVDLSWNQLTGEIPPEIGYLTATHALNLSHNQLSGQIPETFSNLKQIESLDLSHNRLSGEIPPQLTELNFLSAFNVSHNDLSGVLPDMMKGQFGTFGETSYEGNPLLCGPPLKSCFSTSPLPPSMATTSGDDDDGYDIIFYACFSVSCTMSFLLFIALLYINHYWRGLYFYFVDACIYSCYYFALDSYYFGLDNLRKVFTRPRA